A single window of Apodemus sylvaticus chromosome 4, mApoSyl1.1, whole genome shotgun sequence DNA harbors:
- the Sfrp2 gene encoding secreted frizzled-related protein 2 has translation MPRGPASLLLLVLASHCCLGSARGLFLFGQPDFSYKRSNCKPIPANLQLCHGIEYQNMRLPNLLGHETMKEVLEQAGAWIPLVMKQCHPDTKKFLCSLFAPVCLDDLDETIQPCHSLCVQVKDRCAPVMSAFGFPWPDMLECDRFPQDNDLCIPLASSDHLLPATEEAPKVCEACKTKNEDDNDIMETLCKNDFALKIKVKEITYINRDTKIILETKSKTIYKLNGVSERDLKKSVLWLKDSLQCTCEEMNDINAPYLVMGQKQGGELVITSVKRWQKGQREFKRISRSIRKLQC, from the exons ATGCCGCGGGGCCCTGCCTCGCTGCTGCTGCTAGTCCTCGCCTCGCACTGCTGCCTGGGCTCGGCGCGTGGGCTCTTCCTCTTTGGCCAGCCCGACTTCTCCTACAAGCGCAGCAACTGCAAGCCCATCCCGGCCAACCTGCAGCTGTGCCACGGCATCGAGTACCAGAACATGCGGCTGCCCAACCTGCTGGGCCACGAGACCATGAAGGAGGTGCTGGAGCAGGCGGGCGCCTGGATTCCGCTGGTCATGAAGCAGTGCCACCCGGACACCAAGAAGTTCCTGTGCTCGCTCTTCGCCCCTGTCTGTCTCGACGACCTAGACGAGACCATCCAGCCCTGTCACTCGCTCTGCGTGCAGGTGAAGGACCGCTGTGCCCCGGTCATGTCCGCCTTCGGCTTCCCCTGGCCAGACATGCTGGAGTGCGACCGGTTCCCGCAGGACAACGACCTCTGCATCCCCCTGGCTAGTAGCGACCACCTCCTGCCGGCCACAGAGGAAG CCCCCAAGGTGTGTGAGGCCTGCAAAACCAAGAACGAGGATGACAACGACATAATGGAAACTCTTTGTAAAAATGACTTCG cACTGAAAATCAAAGTGAAGGAGATAACGTACATCAACAGAGACACCAAAATCATCCTGGAGACCAAGAGCAAGACCATTTACAAGCTGAACGGTGTGTCCGAAAGGGACCTGAAGAAATCGGTGCTGTGGCTCAAAGACAGCCTGCAGTGCACCTGCGAGGAGATGAACGACATCAACGCACCCTATCTGGTCATGGGACAGAAACAGGGTGGCGAGCTGGTGATCACCTCCGTGAAACGGTGGCAGAAGGGCCAGAGAGAATTCAAGCGCATCTCCCGCAGCATCCGCAAGTTGCAATGCTAG